The following are from one region of the Lacinutrix sp. Bg11-31 genome:
- a CDS encoding transglutaminase domain-containing protein: MKKTVLIIALLLAQLGFSQDFKFGKVSKAELEETQHALEPDADAAVLYRSQNISFDYVQEKGFVQKNEIQERIKIYNKDGYDYATKTIKLYDEGNDTKDKLISFKAYTYNLNNGKIVESKLKKDGIFEEKTNRYWKKTKFTMPNVGDGCIIEYRYTVVSQLLGIDDIAFQELLPINKLDFKVSTPEYFKYKALLNPKAAYLPKLNKTVRQSSFSINETSRTSPVGINQGSNTETSFNKSKIDYKSDIISSNLTNIPALKNEVLVDNLSNYQAKLVMELHSIEYPNQPTKSFSRTWEDVTESIYKNEDFGKQLNKDYYFQKDVDAILSGLTTPEEKISAIYNYVKSKVKSNGLIGYYSDLGVSKAYKEGVGNVADINLMLVAMLRYSGLQANPVLVSTRSNGVPITATKTGFNYVIAAVELMDKVVLLDASNKFSTANVLPKNLLNWQGRLIRENDSSKWINLQPSQASKQIIFLNATINEDLSINGKAREQLTNHLALAHREEFNAINNEDHILSIEEGKGDIKVSNIDVKSKDELSKPILISYEYSLQNGIEEIADKLYFSSMLFFAQKENPFKQETREYPVDFAYPISEKHVINIKIPQGYQVESIPESAKIQYNLKDAEFTYAISHKNDLIQIITNLDINKSIILPVYYQDFKKFFDLVIKKETEQIVLKKM; the protein is encoded by the coding sequence ATGAAGAAAACAGTATTAATTATTGCATTGTTATTAGCGCAGTTAGGATTTTCTCAAGATTTTAAATTTGGCAAAGTTAGTAAAGCGGAACTGGAAGAAACACAACATGCATTAGAGCCAGATGCAGATGCTGCAGTTTTATATAGGAGCCAGAATATTTCTTTCGACTATGTACAAGAAAAAGGTTTTGTTCAAAAAAATGAAATTCAAGAACGCATCAAAATTTATAATAAAGATGGTTATGATTATGCAACAAAAACCATAAAGCTTTACGATGAAGGGAATGATACAAAAGATAAATTAATTAGTTTTAAAGCCTACACCTACAATTTAAATAATGGTAAGATTGTAGAATCTAAACTAAAAAAAGATGGAATTTTTGAAGAAAAAACAAATCGCTATTGGAAAAAAACAAAATTCACCATGCCTAATGTTGGAGATGGCTGTATTATAGAGTATAGATACACAGTAGTATCGCAGCTATTAGGAATAGACGATATTGCTTTTCAAGAACTATTGCCTATTAATAAATTAGATTTTAAAGTATCAACACCAGAGTATTTTAAATATAAGGCTTTATTAAATCCAAAAGCGGCTTATCTCCCCAAATTAAATAAAACTGTTAGACAATCTAGTTTTTCTATTAATGAAACTAGTAGAACAAGTCCTGTGGGTATTAATCAAGGTAGTAATACTGAAACATCTTTTAACAAATCTAAGATTGATTACAAAAGTGACATTATTAGTTCTAACCTAACTAATATTCCTGCCTTAAAAAATGAAGTTCTTGTAGATAATCTTTCTAACTATCAGGCAAAATTAGTAATGGAGTTGCATTCTATAGAATATCCAAATCAGCCAACAAAAAGTTTTTCACGTACTTGGGAAGACGTAACAGAATCTATCTACAAGAATGAAGATTTTGGTAAGCAATTAAATAAGGATTATTACTTTCAAAAAGATGTAGACGCTATTCTTTCTGGATTAACAACTCCAGAAGAAAAAATAAGTGCAATCTATAACTATGTTAAATCTAAAGTAAAATCTAATGGATTAATTGGGTATTACTCAGATCTAGGTGTCTCAAAAGCATATAAAGAAGGTGTTGGAAATGTTGCAGATATTAATTTAATGCTTGTTGCAATGTTGAGATATAGTGGTCTTCAAGCAAATCCAGTACTAGTGAGTACTAGAAGTAATGGTGTGCCAATTACGGCAACCAAAACAGGTTTTAATTATGTAATTGCAGCTGTAGAATTAATGGATAAAGTTGTATTATTAGATGCTTCAAACAAATTTTCGACTGCAAATGTATTACCTAAAAACTTATTAAATTGGCAAGGACGATTAATAAGAGAAAATGATAGTTCTAAATGGATAAATCTTCAACCAAGCCAAGCCTCTAAACAAATAATTTTTTTAAATGCTACTATTAATGAAGATTTGTCAATAAATGGTAAAGCAAGAGAGCAGTTAACCAATCATTTAGCATTAGCACATAGAGAAGAGTTTAATGCTATAAATAACGAAGATCATATTTTATCTATAGAAGAAGGAAAAGGAGATATTAAAGTAAGTAATATAGATGTAAAGTCTAAAGACGAATTAAGTAAACCTATTTTAATTTCTTACGAGTACAGTTTGCAAAACGGAATAGAAGAAATAGCAGATAAATTATATTTTTCTTCTATGTTATTTTTTGCTCAAAAAGAAAACCCATTTAAACAAGAAACTAGAGAATATCCTGTGGATTTTGCATATCCAATTTCAGAAAAACATGTTATTAATATTAAAATACCTCAAGGATATCAAGTGGAATCTATTCCTGAAAGTGCTAAAATTCAATACAATTTAAAAGATGCTGAGTTTACATATGCAATTAGTCATAAAAATGATTTAATACAAATAATAACAAATCTAGATATTAATAAGTCAATTATTTTACCAGTATATTATCAAGACTTTAAAAAGTTTTTCGATTTAGTAATTAAAAAGGAGACAGAACAAATAGTACTTAAAAAAATGTAA
- the queA gene encoding tRNA preQ1(34) S-adenosylmethionine ribosyltransferase-isomerase QueA, whose product MKLSHFNFELPEELLAEYPAENRDESRLMVLNRKEQTIEHKQFKDLIDYFEEDDVMILNNTKVFPARLFGNKEKTGARIEVFLLRELNEEQRLWDVLVDPARKIRIGNKLYFGDDETLVAEVIDNTTSRGRTLRFLYDGSYTEFRKKLTELGETPLPKYIKRDVEPEDEERYQTIFAKKEGAVAAPTAGMHFSKHLLKRLEIKGIDFAEVTLHVGLGTFNSVEVEDLSKHKMDSEEVTIGPETVEKINTALKNRRRICAVGTTAMRAVESAVSSNHTLNEIDGWTNKFIFPPYDFSIANAMITNFHTPKSTLMMMTSAFAGHDFVKRAYDEAVKEKYKFYSYGDAMLII is encoded by the coding sequence ATGAAATTATCACACTTTAACTTCGAATTACCTGAGGAGTTATTGGCAGAATATCCAGCAGAAAACAGAGACGAGTCTCGTTTAATGGTCTTAAATCGAAAAGAACAAACTATAGAGCACAAACAATTTAAAGATCTTATTGATTATTTTGAAGAAGACGATGTCATGATTCTTAATAATACAAAGGTTTTTCCTGCACGTTTATTTGGAAACAAAGAAAAAACTGGTGCTAGAATTGAAGTGTTTTTATTACGTGAGTTAAACGAAGAACAACGCCTTTGGGATGTTTTAGTAGATCCAGCACGTAAAATTAGAATTGGAAATAAATTATACTTTGGTGATGACGAAACACTTGTTGCTGAGGTAATAGATAATACAACATCTAGAGGTAGAACGTTACGTTTTCTTTACGATGGTTCTTACACAGAATTCCGTAAAAAATTAACTGAATTAGGTGAAACACCATTACCTAAATATATTAAAAGAGATGTAGAACCTGAAGACGAAGAGCGTTACCAAACAATTTTCGCTAAAAAAGAAGGTGCTGTAGCAGCTCCAACAGCAGGAATGCATTTTTCTAAGCACTTATTAAAGCGTTTAGAAATTAAAGGTATCGATTTTGCTGAGGTAACTTTACATGTTGGTTTAGGTACTTTTAACTCTGTAGAGGTAGAAGATTTATCTAAGCATAAAATGGATAGTGAAGAAGTAACTATTGGGCCAGAAACAGTAGAGAAAATTAATACTGCGCTTAAAAATAGAAGACGTATTTGTGCTGTAGGTACAACTGCAATGCGTGCTGTTGAGAGTGCTGTATCTTCAAACCATACTTTAAATGAGATTGATGGTTGGACAAATAAATTTATTTTTCCTCCTTACGATTTTAGTATAGCCAATGCTATGATTACTAATTTTCATACACCAAAATCTACATTAATGATGATGACTTCTGCTTTTGCAGGTCATGATTTTGTTAAGCGTGCTTACGATGAAGCTGTTAAAGAAAAGTATAAGTTCTATAGTTATGGAGATGCGATGTTAATTATCTAA
- a CDS encoding metal-dependent hydrolase, with protein sequence MASLFGHGLVGFTLTKIASSKTCKLLLFLAIVSAILPDLDVVTFGKIPYTHPFGHRGFTHSIVFAIIWAAILAFIFTKTKRKLFFVVLFLSTLSHGVLDALTTGGKGIGFFIPFNNERFFFPWQVIKVSPIGISKFFSSWGVQVILSELKYIGIPCLIVLLFLHFKRKTTKI encoded by the coding sequence ATGGCATCATTATTTGGGCATGGTTTAGTTGGTTTTACATTAACTAAAATTGCGAGTTCTAAAACGTGTAAATTACTACTGTTTTTGGCTATTGTCTCCGCAATACTTCCCGATTTAGATGTTGTTACTTTTGGTAAAATACCGTACACGCATCCATTTGGGCATCGTGGATTTACGCATTCTATAGTTTTTGCTATTATTTGGGCAGCTATCTTAGCTTTTATATTTACAAAAACAAAACGTAAATTATTTTTTGTAGTTCTTTTTCTATCAACATTATCACATGGTGTTTTAGATGCTTTAACAACAGGAGGAAAGGGAATCGGTTTTTTTATACCGTTTAATAATGAGCGCTTTTTCTTTCCTTGGCAAGTAATAAAAGTGTCACCAATAGGTATTAGTAAGTTCTTCTCAAGTTGGGGAGTGCAAGTGATTTTAAGCGAATTAAAGTATATAGGTATTCCATGCTTGATAGTTTTATTATTTTTACATTTTAAAAGAAAGACAACAAAAATTTAA
- a CDS encoding nucleotide pyrophosphohydrolase: MDIKNAQLEVDNWIKNHGVRYFNELTNMAQLTEEVGEVARIIARRYGEQSEKESDKNKDLGEELADVMFVVLCLANQTGIDLQEAFDKKLDIKTKRDHDRHHNNEKLK; the protein is encoded by the coding sequence ATGGACATTAAAAATGCACAACTAGAAGTAGATAACTGGATAAAAAACCATGGCGTTCGTTATTTTAACGAGCTTACTAACATGGCACAACTTACAGAAGAAGTAGGAGAAGTAGCCAGAATTATTGCCAGACGCTATGGAGAACAAAGCGAGAAAGAAAGTGATAAAAATAAAGATTTAGGCGAGGAACTAGCAGATGTTATGTTTGTAGTTTTGTGTTTAGCAAACCAAACAGGAATAGACCTGCAAGAGGCTTTCGATAAAAAATTAGATATTAAAACAAAACGCGACCACGATCGTCATCATAATAACGAAAAGCTTAAATAG
- a CDS encoding 3-phosphoshikimate 1-carboxyvinyltransferase codes for MNIILQKSSIKKKSAIQITGSKSESNRLLLLQALYPEINIENVSNSDDSQLMTKALASKEQVIDIHHAGTAMRFLTAYFATQNNRETIVTGSKRMKERPIKILVDALNQLGADILYKENEGYPPLLIKGKQLTKSKVSLDANVSSQYISALLLIASKLENGLELTLNGKITSVPYINMTLSLLNELNIESKFEGNVITVKPLQEKVEPKTLIVESDWSSASYFYSIVALAEVGTLIEISSYKKDSLQGDSALSEIYKSFGVTTIFKGNTVLIEKTTNVDFKTAIDFDLANSPDIAQTISVTAFALGLESNLTGLHTLKIKETDRLEALKTEIEKLGGEVEITNKSLHLKKSSRIKENVVVATYNDHRMAMAFAPLALKTPLEIEDYMVVSKSYPTFWDDLKQLGFQFNIK; via the coding sequence ATGAATATAATTTTACAAAAATCTTCAATTAAAAAGAAGTCAGCAATACAAATTACAGGTTCAAAAAGTGAGTCTAATAGATTGTTGTTATTACAAGCCTTATACCCAGAAATTAATATTGAGAATGTGTCTAACAGTGACGATTCGCAATTAATGACAAAGGCTTTAGCGTCTAAAGAACAAGTAATAGATATCCATCATGCTGGAACAGCAATGCGTTTTTTAACGGCTTATTTTGCGACTCAAAATAATAGAGAAACAATAGTTACTGGCTCTAAGCGTATGAAAGAGCGACCAATTAAAATATTGGTGGATGCTTTAAATCAATTAGGAGCAGATATTTTATATAAAGAAAACGAAGGTTATCCGCCACTTTTAATAAAAGGAAAACAATTAACTAAAAGTAAAGTCTCGTTAGATGCTAATGTAAGTAGTCAATACATTTCGGCATTATTACTTATAGCTTCAAAATTAGAAAACGGATTAGAGTTAACCTTAAATGGGAAAATAACATCTGTGCCTTATATTAATATGACTTTAAGTTTGTTAAATGAGCTAAATATTGAATCCAAATTTGAGGGTAATGTAATTACTGTAAAACCATTACAAGAAAAGGTAGAGCCTAAAACATTAATTGTAGAGTCAGACTGGTCTTCGGCTTCTTATTTTTATAGTATTGTTGCTTTAGCTGAAGTTGGAACTTTAATTGAAATTTCATCTTACAAAAAAGATAGCTTGCAAGGAGATTCAGCTTTGTCAGAAATTTATAAAAGCTTTGGTGTTACCACTATTTTTAAAGGAAATACGGTATTAATTGAAAAAACAACGAACGTAGATTTTAAAACTGCAATAGATTTTGACTTGGCAAATTCGCCAGATATTGCACAAACAATCTCTGTTACAGCATTTGCTTTAGGCTTAGAATCTAATTTAACAGGATTACACACGCTTAAAATTAAAGAAACTGATAGATTGGAAGCTTTAAAAACTGAAATTGAAAAACTTGGTGGAGAAGTAGAGATTACTAACAAAAGTCTTCATCTTAAAAAATCTAGCAGAATTAAAGAAAATGTTGTTGTAGCGACATATAACGACCATAGAATGGCAATGGCTTTTGCGCCTTTGGCTTTAAAAACACCTCTTGAAATTGAAGATTATATGGTGGTTTCAAAATCGTATCCAACCTTTTGGGACGATTTAAAGCAACTCGGTTTTCAGTTTAATATAAAATAA
- a CDS encoding integrase core domain-containing protein produces MSVTEENHCYENAMAERINGILKDEFYLDQTFMNVAHVKRAAKNAIKMYNEIKSHLSLDFKTPNMVYQLSA; encoded by the coding sequence ATTAGTGTGACAGAAGAAAATCATTGTTACGAAAACGCAATGGCAGAGCGTATAAACGGCATTTTAAAAGACGAATTTTATTTGGATCAAACCTTTATGAATGTAGCCCACGTTAAAAGAGCAGCAAAAAATGCAATCAAAATGTATAATGAAATAAAATCACACCTATCTTTAGACTTTAAAACACCAAATATGGTATATCAATTATCAGCATAA